Sequence from the Flavobacterium sp. J372 genome:
GCCATCATCAGGTTTACATTCATTTTGGTGCTTTTCTGTGCGTTGGCCTGATAGTCAAGGTATTCAGATTCAGGTACATTGTAGTACACCCACATTTTACTGTTGTCTGAAAGTTCTGTAAGCAAGTCGCCTTCATCTACCAGACTTCCCTGCCTTACATGGAAACGGTCAATGATTCCGTCATAAGGTGCGCGTATCTGCGTAAACTGCAGGTGTACCTGAGTTAGCGACATTTCGGCTTTAGCTTTGTCAAGCTTGGCTTTTGCCATTGCCAACTCATTAGGCGCAACAACATTATTATCGGCAAGCTTTTTTGTGTTTTTGTATTCAATCTCGGCAAAGCTTACTTCTGCTTTTGCTTTTTGAAGTTCTGCTTCATAAAGCCGGGGCATAATCTGGAATAGCAGCTGCCCTTTCTTTACTGCCTGCCCTTCGTCAACGTATATGTTTTCAAGATAGCCTCTTTCCTGTGCCCTTAATTCAATATGGCGGAAAGAGTGTATCTGGGCAACGTAATCTTTACTTATTATGGTGTCTTTACGAACAGGAGTGGTTACAAGGTATTTCGTGTGTTCTTCTTCGTGTTTTTTTCTGATTGGCAGGCAGTATGCAGGAGTAAGCTGCACACAACCAGAAGCATTAGTATCTTCTTCATATTTGTACAATGTTTTTAGAAATTTGATTTAAAGCTGCAATGATAAATGCAGTCATATGTCAGATACAGATAATTGTAGCAGACAATACAGCGTTTGCGGCAGATACCGCATATTTAAATCAAATCCTGAAAACTTCGTACAAAATGTACTGACTGGAAGATAACGAGTGAAAATGGCTGCCGGAAGGACAGAATTTTACATAAGTATCTCTGGCAATTTTTAATACTGGGGTATAGTAGTTGCGTAAGTAAGCGCTTTCGCTTGCAATAATCTTTTTGCCGAGAAGAATTTTATGCAGTGAAAGCTCTTCCTCTTCTTCCTCGTTATTAGAAGTCTCAATCTTATCGGTCTGCTTTTCAAAATGAGGGAGATTATAATTCTCAATTGAAGTGTAGCCATACAGTAGTGTATGTAACCTGTCATTATTATCACCGATAAGTGATTGTTGTGCATGTGAAATGCCTGCTGCAGGCAGTGCATAAGTTTTACCAGCGGCTCCTAAAAGGATGAGCGCTAAGAGTAAATAATACTTTGTCAGTAACTTTTTCACAAGGCAAAATTAGATAAAAAATTAATTCTACAAGATAATACGCTATAATTCATCTCATAAAAGTATAAGGGAATCTTATAGCTGGCTTTTCAAACGTTTGAGCCAGTTACATCTTAAGATAAAAATCTTTTGTAATGCTTAAATATTCTTCTGTATATTGGTGTCTCGCAGTTTCAATAACAAGATCATCAATTGCTGCTGTTGCATTTTCATCCCTTGAGAACGCCAGGAGGCTGCGCTTAATTTCAGAATCAGGAGTGCCTTTTACACGTGTGATTTTTATGGGGTAAAGTTCATTTTCTTTCGCTAAACCAATAAAACGCTTTTCTTCTTTGTAAGGAATTATTACCGCAAAAATCCCATCATCACTTAATAATATTGAAGCCGCTTCTGCCAAATCCTCAAAAGGCAGGGAATCAGTAAAACGTGCCATGTCGCGTTTCATATCACCGCTTTTATAATCTTCAGTATAAAAAGGCGGGTTGGCAACAATCAGGTCATATTCGTCTTCAGGCTCATCCATAAATTCATCCAGGCCTGCATGATAACAAAACAATCGGTCGCCCCAGGGGCTGTTTTCAAAATTATCTACGCATTGCTCGTAAGCATCTTCATCAATTTCTAAAGCATCTACCTGCTCTGCATTACTGCGTTGTGCCAGCATAAGCGATATCAGCCCCGTACCTGCGCCAATATCCAATATTGAATAAGGATTATGTTCCAGCGGCGCCCATGCTCCCAGCAAAACACCATCGGTACCAATTTTCATGGCGCATTTGTCTTGCTGAACGGTAAATTGTTTGAATTGAAAGGTTGACATCTTCGATTTTTCGATTATTGGAGTTTTCGACAGCCAGACTGTTGAAGAGAGTTAACCTAAGTATAAATCGACTAATCCTTCAGGAGTATTAAAAATGATTTTTTTGTTATCCCTGTCTACTTTTACAATAAAGTCGTCAATCATCGGGATGAGGATTTCGATATCCCCTTTTTTATCTCGAAAAGCGGCTGGGCGGTATTGTCGTTTATTGAAACTATTGTACCAATATCACCAAGCCTTTGGTCTTCGGCAGTAAAGCCGATAACCTCGTGAAAATAAAATTTATTGCCTTCAAGTTTGGGTAAAGATGTAAGCGGCAGGTAAACAGCTTTGTTTAAGATAGCTTCGGCTTCCTCTTCATTGTCCACATCTTCAAAGCGTACCCGCAGGAAATCGCCTTTGTGAAGCGAGGAATTTAAAATAAAAAATGGAACCAGGTTGTTGTTTATTTCAACAAACACTGATTCCATGTTTTCATACAACTCCGGCTCGTCTGTGTCAAGATACACTAAGACTTCACCTTTAAAACTGAATTTTTTAGCGATTTTACCTAAGTAGAAACAATCTTCTTTGCGCATTATCGCTGTTAAAATTAAGCTTGAGTTTCCTCGTTGTTTTCTTCAGCGGCAGGAGCTTCAGCAACTTCTTCTCCTTCAGCAGCTGCCTCTTCATTTTGAGATTCAGCAGCGTGCAGGTCAGCCTCAGCCTGTTTTGCAGCAGCAATACGGTCTTCGTTAACTTTTTTCTCAGCCTCAAGCGCTTTTTTCTTAGCATCTGCCTTAGCTGTAGAAAGGTTGTCTTTCTTAGCGTCAACTTTACCTGCTTTTTCATCAAGCCACTTAGCTAATTTTTCATCAGCCTGCTCTTGGGTAAGAGCGCCTTTGCGAACGCCCCCGTCAAGATGGTGCTTAAGTAAAGCTCCTTTA
This genomic interval carries:
- a CDS encoding efflux RND transporter periplasmic adaptor subunit — encoded protein: MYKYEEDTNASGCVQLTPAYCLPIRKKHEEEHTKYLVTTPVRKDTIISKDYVAQIHSFRHIELRAQERGYLENIYVDEGQAVKKGQLLFQIMPRLYEAELQKAKAEVSFAEIEYKNTKKLADNNVVAPNELAMAKAKLDKAKAEMSLTQVHLQFTQIRAPYDGIIDRFHVRQGSLVDEGDLLTELSDNSKMWVYYNVPESEYLDYQANAQKSTKMNVNLMMANGQKFSHAGIVETIEADFNNETGNIAFRATFPNPKGLLRHGETGNIQMTKPFKNALIIPQKATFEVLEKKYVYVIDTDNKVRSREIKIAAELPHIFIISEGLSTTDKILLEGLRLVQENQKIEYKLEKPEHVLSHLELYAE
- a CDS encoding tRNA1(Val) (adenine(37)-N6)-methyltransferase, which codes for MSTFQFKQFTVQQDKCAMKIGTDGVLLGAWAPLEHNPYSILDIGAGTGLISLMLAQRSNAEQVDALEIDEDAYEQCVDNFENSPWGDRLFCYHAGLDEFMDEPEDEYDLIVANPPFYTEDYKSGDMKRDMARFTDSLPFEDLAEAASILLSDDGIFAVIIPYKEEKRFIGLAKENELYPIKITRVKGTPDSEIKRSLLAFSRDENATAAIDDLVIETARHQYTEEYLSITKDFYLKM